From the Planctomycetota bacterium genome, the window TCCAGATCACCAGGGCGCTGGCGGCCACATTCACCACGCTCTCCATGGCGTCGCCGAAGACCGCGGCGCTTCCGGTCAGTCGCCACGCCGCCAGCTTGGTCAGCAGCAGGACCACCGAGGTCGCCAGAGCGATCCGCGCGGCTCGTCGCTCGAGATGGGCGGTGCTCACATGCGAAATGTATCGCCTCGCAGAGGCGAATTGGGCGTACCATTTCACTCGAGGCTCCCTTCCGCATGAATCCACTCCGACTCATCACCGTTGGAACCGACTTCTCGCCTCCCGCGGCCACCGCCCTGGGATGGGCCGCCGAGCTCGCCCGGGCGCACAAGGCGTCGCTGCTGCTGGTGCACGCCTACGCCAAGGACGATCACGGCTTGAGCGAGGACGAGGTGCGCATCTGCCTCGCCGGACTCGCCGCCTGCGAAACCGAGCGCGGCATTCCCACGCAGGTCGAGCTGCTCAAGGGCACGCCCGCGGAGGTCGTGGCCAAGGCCGCTCGCGATTCGGGCTCGGATCTGCTGGTCATCGGCAGCAAGGGCCGCAACATGCTCAGCCGGATCTTCATGGGATCGGTGGCGGATTCCACGCTGAAGCTGGCGACGACGCCGACCCTGGTGGTCCATCCCGCCGATGCGGCGCGCCCGGCGAGCTACAAGAGCCTGCTGGTCGCGACGGATTTCTCGCCCGAGGCGGACCGCGCCGCCGAGTTCGCCGTGCGAGTCTCCACGGCCTTCGAGGGCGCCGAAGTCAGCCTGATGCATGCCACCCAGGTGCCCGGCCCCTTCGTCGGCGTCGAGGTGCCGGCGGTTCCCAT encodes:
- a CDS encoding universal stress protein gives rise to the protein MNPLRLITVGTDFSPPAATALGWAAELARAHKASLLLVHAYAKDDHGLSEDEVRICLAGLAACETERGIPTQVELLKGTPAEVVAKAARDSGSDLLVIGSKGRNMLSRIFMGSVADSTLKLATTPTLVVHPADAARPASYKSLLVATDFSPEADRAAEFAVRVSTAFEGAEVSLMHATQVPGPFVGVEVPAVPIVEVGEGDAVARAGLSERTRKFSTAGVRVQGLTCPGSAVEVLLDVAEDRNSDVIVVGTTSSGGVSKLLLGSIAIDLVHRSTRPVLVVR